In Populus alba chromosome 1, ASM523922v2, whole genome shotgun sequence, a single window of DNA contains:
- the LOC118037703 gene encoding subtilisin-like protease SBT5.4 yields MRLSMFSPLALSILLLYMFQAQNCAAKKSYIVYMGESSFPPSSSSGEKSFSESSLTTLDVKAMTKSHFDMLGTYLDSKEKVEDQMLYSYTRCINGFAAVLDEAQAAALNDNSGVVSIFENKENKMYTTHSWDFLGFEKNGVPSLYSLQKKANFGEDIIIGNLDSGVWPESKSFNDEGMGPVPSKWKGTCDDGGGVTCNKKLIGARYFNKGFAANNGPVPEEWNTARDDASGHGTHTLSTAGGSYVPGVNVYGVGNGTAKGGAPKARVATYKVCWPSANGGCTDADILAAYDAAISDGVDVISVSLGSDVPIQFYEDGISIGSLHAIKKGIPVIAAGGNNGPSDGSITNGAPWLFTIGASTMDREIFTTVTLGDKKLFKGKTLASKNLPDGKLYPLINGAEAALAEATPRDAQLCLDGTLDPNKVSGKIILCLRGQSPRLPKGYEAERAGAVGMILANDIISGDELYLEAYELPSAHITYVDGESVMEYIKATRNPTASISPAITSFGEKPSPAMAKFSSRGPSKIEPAILKPDITAPGVDVIAAFTEAIGPSRRPFDKRRTPYMVMSGTSMSCPHVSGIVGLLRAIHPDWSPAALKSAIMTTAKTSKNKKRMLDYDGQLATPFMYGAGHVQPNLAADPGLVYDTNVNDYLSFLFPDLKGPVTVTRRVKNVGAPGTYTVSIKAPAKVSVAVEPSSLEFKQAGEEQLFKLTFKPIMDGMPKDYEFGHLTWSDGLHRVKSPLVVKHV; encoded by the exons ATGAGGCTCTCAATGTTCTCTCCTTTGGCTCTTTCTATTCTCCTCCTTTATATGTTTCAGGCTCAGAATTGTGCTGCCAAAAAG TCTTACATAGTTTACATGGGAGAATCTTCATTTcccccatcatcatcatcaggaGAGAAATCGTTTTCGGAGTCATCGTTGACAACATTAGATGTTAAAGCAATGACAAAATCACACTTTGATATGCTTGGAACATACTTAGACAG CAAAGAGAAGGTTGAGGATCAGATGCTTTACTCTTACACTAGATGTATCAATGGTTTTGCTGCAGTTCTCGACGAAGCTCAGGCTGCAGCACTTAATG ATAATTCAGGGGTGGTATCGATTTTTgagaacaaagaaaacaaaatgtacACAACACATTCATGGGATTTTCTTGGATTTGAGAAAAATGGAGTACCTTCTCTCTACTCGCTTCAGAAGAAGGCAAACTTTGGAGAAGATATAATTATTGGAAATCTGGACAGTG GTGTATGGCCGGAATCTAAGAGCTTTAACGATGAAGGGATGGGTCCTGTGCCATCAAAATGGAAGGGGACTTGTGATGATGGAGGTGGAGTAACTTGCAATAA AAAGCTTATTGGCGCAAGGTACTTTAACAAAGGTTTTGCTGCTAACAATGGCCCTGTACCAGAAGAGTGGAATACTGCTCGTGACGATGCCTCAGGCCACGGGACCCACACCTTATCAACTGCTGGTGGTAGCTATGTTCCCGGAGTAAATGTTTATGGTGTTGGGAATGGAACTGCCAAGGGTGGAGCGCCAAAAGCTCGTGTAGCTACTTACAAGGTATGCTGGCCTTCCGCTAATGGTGGATGCACCGATGCTGATATCTTGGCTGCCTATGATGCTGCCATCTCCGATGGAGTTGATGTGATCTCAGTGTCACTGGGCTCCGACGTGCCTATACAGTTTTATGAAGATGGAATCTCCATTGGCTCCCTCCATGCCATTAAGAAAGGCATTCCAGTGATTGCTGCAGGAGGCAATAATGGACCAAGTGATGGATCCATAACAAATGGGGCTCCCTGGTTGTTCACGATTGGTGCTAGTACAATGGATCGTGAGATTTTCACCACTGTTACGCTTGGCGACAAGAAGCTTTTCAAG GGAAAAACTCTGGCAAGTAAAAACCTGCCGGATGGAAAATTATATCCACTAATTAACGGTGCAGAAGCAGCGCTTGCCGAAGCAACACCTAGAGATGC ACAACTATGCTTAGATGGAACACTTGATCCCAACAAGGTTTCTGGGAAAATCATACTGTGCCTTCGAGGACAAAGCCCGAGGCTGCCGAAGGGGTACGAGGCTGAGCGTGCTGGCGCTGTTGGGATGATATTAGCTAATGATATTATATCTGGCGACGAACTTTACTTGGAAGCTTACGAGCTCCCGTCTGCCCATATCACTTACGTTGATGGTGAATCTGTCATGGAATACATCAAAGCAACCAG AAATCCTACAGCATCAATTAGCCCTGCAATTACAAGTTTTGGAGAAAAGCCAAGTCCAGCAATGGccaaattctcatcaagaggaCCTAGTAAAATTGAGCCAGCAATACTTAAG CCTGATATCACCGCACCTGGGGTCGATGTAATTGCTGCCTTCACCGAAGCTATAGGGCCATCTAGAAGACCATTTGACAAGCGCCGGACTCCTTACATGGTGATGTCTGGCACTTCAATGTCTTGCCCTCATGTTTCCGGCATTGTTGGCCTTCTTAGAGCTATCCATCCAGATTGGAGCCCAGCCGCTCTTAAATCTGCAATCATGACAACAG CAAAAACAAGCAAGAACAAGAAGAGAATGCTTGATTATGATGGACAACTTGCAACCCCGTTTATGTATGGTGCTGGACATGTGCAGCCAAACCTGGCAGCAGATCCTGGCCTAGTTTACGACACAAACGTGAATGATTACCTAAGCTTCTTGT TTCCCGATCTTAAAGGCCCGGTAACTGTTACTCGCCGGGTGAAGAACGTAGGGGCTCCGGGAACATACACGGTTAGCATTAAGGCGCCGGCCAAGGTTTCAGTAGCTGTTGAACCTTCTAGCTTGGAGTTCAAGCAAGCTGGTGAAGAGCAACTTTTCAAGCTTACTTTTAAGCCTATAATGGACGGCATGCCTAAAGACTATGAATTTGGGCATCTCACATGGTCAGATGGCTTGCACCGTGTCAAGAGTCCTCTTGTAGTGAAGCATGTGTAG